In Synechococcus sp. HK05, one DNA window encodes the following:
- the gcvT gene encoding glycine cleavage system aminomethyltransferase GcvT — protein MGGTEALRRTPLFEAARSAGGRMVPFAGWEMAVQFAGLLQEHKAVREHCGLFDISHMGVLRLSGPGAKDVLQGLVPTDLFRIGPGEACYTVLLNEQGGIRDDLIVYDRGWDEAAQAHDLLLVINAACAAADTAWIRSQLEPAGIRVADHKGDGVLVALQGPEAARQLEAMSGSSLAGLPRFGHRPLTLPGIGEAFVARTGYTGEDGFELLLEREPGLTFWSHCLERGIQPCGLGARDTLRLEAAMHLYGSDMDASTSPLEAGLGWLVHLEMPKPFVGREVLEQQTRDGVQRRLVGLQLQGRAIPRHGYPVLASGAEAGSAPIGTITSGGWSPSLEAGIALALVPASAARVGNPLTVEIRGKAEPALVVKRPFYRR, from the coding sequence ATGGGCGGCACCGAAGCGCTGCGGCGCACCCCCCTGTTCGAAGCGGCCCGCAGCGCCGGCGGCCGGATGGTGCCCTTCGCCGGCTGGGAGATGGCGGTGCAATTCGCCGGCCTGTTGCAGGAGCACAAGGCTGTGCGGGAACACTGCGGTCTGTTCGACATCTCCCACATGGGGGTGCTGCGCCTCAGCGGCCCCGGCGCCAAAGACGTGCTGCAAGGCCTGGTGCCCACCGATCTGTTCCGCATCGGCCCTGGTGAGGCCTGCTACACGGTGCTACTGAACGAGCAGGGCGGCATCCGCGACGACCTGATCGTGTACGACCGTGGCTGGGATGAGGCTGCCCAGGCCCATGACCTGTTGCTGGTGATCAACGCGGCCTGCGCCGCGGCCGACACCGCCTGGATCCGCAGCCAGCTGGAGCCCGCGGGAATCCGCGTGGCCGACCACAAGGGGGATGGGGTGCTCGTGGCCCTCCAGGGGCCGGAAGCCGCCAGGCAACTGGAGGCCATGAGCGGTAGCTCCCTGGCGGGCCTGCCCCGCTTCGGCCATCGCCCGCTGACCCTCCCCGGCATCGGTGAAGCCTTCGTGGCCCGCACCGGCTACACCGGGGAAGACGGCTTCGAGCTGCTGCTGGAGCGCGAGCCCGGGCTGACCTTCTGGAGCCATTGCCTGGAGCGGGGCATTCAGCCCTGCGGCCTTGGCGCCCGCGACACACTGCGCCTGGAAGCTGCCATGCATCTCTATGGCAGCGATATGGATGCCTCCACCTCACCCCTGGAAGCGGGCCTGGGCTGGCTGGTGCACCTGGAGATGCCCAAACCCTTCGTGGGGCGTGAGGTGTTGGAGCAGCAGACGCGCGACGGGGTGCAGCGCCGCCTGGTGGGGCTACAGCTGCAGGGCCGCGCCATCCCCCGCCACGGCTATCCGGTGCTGGCGAGTGGGGCAGAAGCAGGGAGCGCCCCAATCGGCACTATCACCAGCGGTGGCTGGTCTCCCAGCCTTGAGGCGGGCATTGCCCTGGCTCTGGTGCCAGCCTCTGCCGCCCGCGTGGGCAACCCGCTGACCGTGGAGATTCGCGGCAAAGCCGAGCCTGCCCTAGTGGTGAAGCGACCGTTCTATCGGCGCTGA
- a CDS encoding cyclic nucleotide-binding domain-containing protein translates to MAVAAVASPLELMATQVDSETVSFATGAVIFSRGQAADAIYAVRRGIVEVINPQGDKLCYRPGELFSYEDIVWNEDVRHNDAVARTPVELVRLDRLRFLNLLHNHPTMAILLIGQQHERLREQRSSGTCAY, encoded by the coding sequence ATGGCTGTTGCCGCCGTTGCCAGTCCGCTCGAACTGATGGCCACCCAGGTGGACAGTGAGACGGTGTCGTTCGCGACGGGCGCGGTGATCTTCAGCCGAGGCCAGGCGGCGGATGCCATCTATGCGGTGCGCCGCGGCATCGTGGAGGTGATCAACCCTCAGGGCGACAAGCTTTGCTACCGCCCCGGCGAGCTGTTCAGCTACGAAGACATCGTCTGGAACGAAGACGTGCGCCACAACGATGCGGTGGCCCGCACGCCTGTCGAGCTGGTGCGGCTGGATCGGTTGCGCTTCCTCAACCTGCTCCACAACCACCCCACGATGGCGATCCTGCTGATCGGTCAGCAGCATGAGCGCCTGCGGGAGCAGCGCTCCAGCGGCACCTGCGCTTACTGA